From a region of the Alnus glutinosa chromosome 1, dhAlnGlut1.1, whole genome shotgun sequence genome:
- the LOC133859119 gene encoding zinc finger BED domain-containing protein RICESLEEPER 2-like, whose protein sequence is MSLDSNKGLRQYVLTRWNSTYLMLESAIHYKRAFAYLEMIDKNYMFCPNALEWENVNDISSFLGCFYCAICAFSGTKYPTANVYFPVVALIYLNLKQDLVNEDGYKRLMTSQMISKFEKYWSEFSLVLAIVVVLDPRYNLDLVKYYYTKIYRAESQEYENVTKTLTKLFMEYSAPTTSSSTIVQSQEDSDWEM, encoded by the coding sequence atgtcattggatagtaaCAAAGGGTTAAGACAATATGTGCTAACAAGGTGGAATTcgacatatcttatgcttgagagtGCAATTCATTATAAGCGTGCTTTTGCTTATTTGGAGATGATTGATAAAAACTATATGTTTTGTCCTAATGCACTTGAGTGGGAAAATGTGAATGATATCAGTAGTTTCTTGGGTTGCTTTTATTGTGCTATATGTGCTTTTTCTGGTACCAAATATCCCACAGCCAATGTATACTTTCCCGTAGTTGCATTGATTTATCTGAACTTGAAGCAAGATCTTGTGAACGAAGATGGgtataagagattaatgacAAGTCAAATgatctctaaatttgagaaatattggtcagaattcaGTTTAGTGTTAGCCATTGTAGTTGTCTTAGATCCTCGTTACAATCTGGACCTTGTAAAGTACTACTATACGAAGATTTATAGAGCTGAATCTCAAGAGTATGAGAATGTGACGAAAACGTTAACCAAACTTTTTATGGAGTATAGTGCTCCTACAACTTCAAGCTCCACAATTGTTCAATCCCAAGAAGACTCAGATTGGGAAATGTGa